The following coding sequences lie in one Arachis ipaensis cultivar K30076 chromosome B03, Araip1.1, whole genome shotgun sequence genomic window:
- the LOC107632651 gene encoding heparanase-like protein 2 yields MAVDVGVNVNVNPCVGVAILAVVLVLSCLSPSSSDVKLKVKGVTNIATTDENFICATLDWWPSNKCDYNQCPWENAGILNLDLNNEILSNAIKAFNPLRIKLGASLQDQIICQFEKQKQCPTMRKEDNGLFGFNVGCLSRKRWDEVNHFFNKTGVKFTFSLNALIEKKNSNEDQLNWNPNNAIYLMKYTVSKGYNIDSYELGNELCSEGVSARIDSVQYAKDITKLRHIVNSLYPNATRPNVLGPAGFYDKEWFDSFLQHVGPGVIDGVTHHIYNLGAGVDRDLISKVQDPYFLSKIAQTFKDVSTAVKEFTPRAGAWVGESGGAYNGGGKDVSHTFVNGFWYLDQLGMTSTFNHKVYCRQSLIGGDYALLNTTSFIPNPDYYGALLWHRLMGTNVLSISHDSSPYLRTYTHCSKKGSGITLLLINMEKSTSFNVFLVNDMNLYPEEEEYHLTPKDGNIQSDVVLLNGTPLELTKSKKIPELKPKIVDASSSPIKVAPHSIVFVQINNFNAPACAPPTK; encoded by the exons ATGGCTGTGGATGTGGGTGTGAATGTGAACGTGAATCCGTGCGTGGGAGTAGCTATCCTTGCAGTTGTCTTGGTATTATCTtgcctttctccttcttcatcggATGTGAAGCTTAAAGTGAAAGGAGTCACAAAcattgctacaactgatgagaaTTTCATATGTGCAACATTGGATTGGTGGCCATCTAATAAATGTGATTATAATCAATGTCCATGGGAAAATGCTGGGATTCTCAACttg GATTTGAATAACGAGATACTCTCAAACGCAATCAAGG CATTCAATCCTCTCAGGATTAAATTAGGAGCTTCACTACAAGATCAAATTATTTGTCAATTTGAGAAGCAAAAGCAATGCCCAACTATGAGAAAGGAAGATAACGGCTTGTTTGGGTTCAATGTTGGATGTCTTTCAAGAAAAAGATGGGATGAAGTGAATCACTTTTTCAACAAAACTgg TGTCAAATTTACATTTAGCTTAAACGCACTTATTGAAAAGAAAAATTCCAATGAGGACCAATTAAATTGGAATCCAAACAATGCCATATACCTCATGAAGTACACTGTCTCAAAAGGATACAATATAGACTCATATGAATTAG GAAACGAGCTATGCTCTGAAGGAGTATCAGCAAGAATAGATAGTGTTCAATATGCAAAAGATATCACAAAACTAAGGCACATAGTTAACTCATTATACCCAAATGCCACAAGACCAAATGTGTTGGGTCCAGCTGGATTTTATGATAAAGAATGGTTTGATAGCTTCTTGCAACATGTTGGACCTGGTGTCATTGATGGAGTTACACATCACATTTATAACCTTGGTGCTG GTGTTGATAGGGATCTTATTAGCAAGGTTCAAGACCCATATTTCTTGAGCAAAATTGCACAAACTTTCAAGGATGTTTCAACGGCGGTGAAGGAATTTACACCACGGGCTGGAGCATGGGTTGGAGAATCTGGTGGAGCTTATAATGGTGGAGGCAAAGATGTATCACATACTTTTGTTAATGGCTTTtg GTATTTGGACCAATTGGGTATGACATCAACCTTCAACCATAAAGTTTATTGTAGACAATCTTTGATTGGAGGAGATTATGCTTTGCTGAATACCACATCATTCATTCCTAATCCAGATTATTATGG AGCACTTTTGTGGCATCGACTTATGGGAACCAATGTGCTTTCTATTTCTCATGATAGTTCACCATATCTACGTACATATACTCATTGTTcaaaaaaaggg AGTGGAATCACATTGCTATTAATAAACATGGAGAAGTCGACATCTTTCAATGTCTTTCTTGTGAATGACATGAATCTTTATCCGGAGGA GGAAGAGTACCACTTGACACCTAAAGATGGAAACATTCAAAGTGATGTTGTGCTTTTGAATGGAACTCCATTGGAACTCACCAAGTCAAAGAAAATTCCAGAGCTTAAACCAAAGATTGTTGatgcttcttcttctccaatcaaaGTTGCACCTCATTCAATAGTCTTTGTGCAAATCAATAATTTCAATGCACCTGCATGTGCACCTCCTACAAAATAA
- the LOC107629898 gene encoding monocopper oxidase-like protein SKU5 isoform X2: MLMCRNGVQHRKNSWQDGVSGTSCPIPAGWNWTYQFQVKDQIGSFFYFPSLNFQKAAGGYGGVIINNREVIPLPFGFPDGDITILLSDWYTRSHKDLRKDVENGVDLGVPDGVLINGFGPYRYDDTLVPGGISYQIINVEPGKTYRFRVHNVGISTSLNFRIQNHNLLLVETEGSYTVQQNYENMDIHVGQSYSFLVTMDQNATTDYYIVASPRFVNTSWDRATGVAILHYSNSQGPASGPLPALMGQDDPSFSMNQARSIRWNVSAGAARPNPQGSFRYGDITVTDVYVILNRPPELINGKWRTTLNGISYLPPSTPLKLAQQFKVLGVYKLDFPNKFMNRPPKVDTSLINGTFKGFMEIIFQNNDTTVQTYHMDGYAFFVVGMDFGVWTENSRSTYNKWDGVARSTTQVFPGAWTAILVSLDNAGIWNLRAENLNSWYLGQEVYIQVVNPEVDYTESSLPQNAIYCGLLSSLQKEQSHKFDFSMGSPFCSNSRVMLALLLLVLIESFFFSMWSVVL; the protein is encoded by the exons ATG TTAATGTGCAGGAATGGTGTACAACATaggaaaaactcttggcaagatgGAGTTTCAGGAACTAGTTGTCCAATTCCGGCAGGTTGGAATTGGACATATCAGTTTCAAGTTAAAGATCAGATAGGGAGTTTCTTCTACTTCCCTTCCTTAAACTTTCAGAAAGCAGCAGGAGGATATGGAGGAGTTATCATAAACAACCGAGAAGTTATTCCTCTTCCGTTTGGGTTCCCAGATGGAGATATCACAATACTTTTGAGTGACTGGTACACTAGGAGTCATAAG GATCTCAGGAAGGATGTGGAAAATGGGGTTGATCTCGGAGTCCCAGATGGAGTTCTTATTAATGGATTTGGTCCTTATCGCTACGATGACACACTTGTCCCAGGTGGAATTTCCTACCAAATAATAAATGTTGAACCTG GGAAAACATATCGCTTCAGGGTTCATAATGTTGGTATCTCAACAAGCTTGAACTTCAGAATACAAAATCACAACTTGCTTCTTGTGGAGACTGAGGGGTCATACACAGTTCAGCAGAACTATGAAAACATGGATATTCATGTGGGTCAGTCGTATTCATTCTTAGTTACCATGGATCAAAATGCCACCACAGATTACTATATTGTTGCCAGTCCTCGGTTTGTTAATACATCGTGGGATAGAGCTACTGGAGTTGCCATTTTGCACTACTCCAATTCTCAGGGACCTGCTTCAGGTCCTCTTCCCGCTCTTATGGGTCAAGACGATCCTTCTTTCTCTATGAATCAAGCAAGATCAATAAG GTGGAATGTTTCTGCTGGAGCTGCACGTCCAAACCCACAAGGTTCCTTCCGATATGGTGATATTACCGTGACAGATGTGTATGTTATTCTTAATCGACCTCCAGAGCTTATAAATGGAAAGTGGCGTACTACACTTAACGGCATATCATATTTACCACCTTCAACACCCCTGAAGCTTGCGCAACAATTCAAAGTTCTAGGGGTGTATAAACTAGATTTTCCAAATAAATTCATGAACAGGCCTCCCAAAGTTGATACCTCCCTGATTAATGGCACTTTCAAAGGCTTTATGGAAATAATCTTTCAAAATAATGACACTACAGTCCAGACCTACCATATGGATGGCTATGCATTCTTTGTTGTTGG CATGGATTTTGGAGTATGGACAGAAAATAGCAGAAGTACTTATAACAAGTGGGATGGTGTTGCTCGCAGCACTACGCAG GTCTTTCCTGGTGCTTGGACAGCCATTTTAGTATCTCTTGACAATGCCGGCATTTGGAACCTTCGTGCAGAGAACCTCAATTCTTGGTATCTTGGTCAAGAAGTTTATATACAAGTTGTAAACCCGGAGGTTGATTATACAGAGAGCTCTTTGCCTCAGAATGCAATATACTGTGGCTTACTCTCCTCCCTTCAAAA GGAGCAATCTCACAAATTCGATTTCTCAATGGGATCACCTTTCTGCAGTAATTCTAGAGTAATGTTAGCCTTGTTACTCTTAGTACTAATTGAAAGTTTCTTCTTTAGCATGTGGAGTGTTGTACTTTAA
- the LOC107629898 gene encoding monocopper oxidase-like protein SKU5 isoform X1 translates to MPSPSSFITTLLLCCFLQLYLAFAGDPFVFYDWTVSYIGASPLGVKQKVIGINGQFPGPILNATTNWNVVVNVKNDLDEPLLLTWNGVQHRKNSWQDGVSGTSCPIPAGWNWTYQFQVKDQIGSFFYFPSLNFQKAAGGYGGVIINNREVIPLPFGFPDGDITILLSDWYTRSHKDLRKDVENGVDLGVPDGVLINGFGPYRYDDTLVPGGISYQIINVEPGKTYRFRVHNVGISTSLNFRIQNHNLLLVETEGSYTVQQNYENMDIHVGQSYSFLVTMDQNATTDYYIVASPRFVNTSWDRATGVAILHYSNSQGPASGPLPALMGQDDPSFSMNQARSIRWNVSAGAARPNPQGSFRYGDITVTDVYVILNRPPELINGKWRTTLNGISYLPPSTPLKLAQQFKVLGVYKLDFPNKFMNRPPKVDTSLINGTFKGFMEIIFQNNDTTVQTYHMDGYAFFVVGMDFGVWTENSRSTYNKWDGVARSTTQVFPGAWTAILVSLDNAGIWNLRAENLNSWYLGQEVYIQVVNPEVDYTESSLPQNAIYCGLLSSLQKEQSHKFDFSMGSPFCSNSRVMLALLLLVLIESFFFSMWSVVL, encoded by the exons ATGCCATCACCTTCTTCCTTCATCACAACGCTACTTCTATGCTGCTTCTTACAGTTATATCTTGCTTTTGCCGGTGACCCATTTGTTTTCTATGATTGGACTGTTTCCTACATCGGAGCCTCCCCCCTTGGAGTTAAACAGAAG GTAATTGGGATCAATGGGCAGTTTCCAGGACCAATTCTAAACGCCACCACAAACTGGAATGTTGTTGTAAATGTCAAGAATGACCTTGACGAACCATTGCTTTTGACATG GAATGGTGTACAACATaggaaaaactcttggcaagatgGAGTTTCAGGAACTAGTTGTCCAATTCCGGCAGGTTGGAATTGGACATATCAGTTTCAAGTTAAAGATCAGATAGGGAGTTTCTTCTACTTCCCTTCCTTAAACTTTCAGAAAGCAGCAGGAGGATATGGAGGAGTTATCATAAACAACCGAGAAGTTATTCCTCTTCCGTTTGGGTTCCCAGATGGAGATATCACAATACTTTTGAGTGACTGGTACACTAGGAGTCATAAG GATCTCAGGAAGGATGTGGAAAATGGGGTTGATCTCGGAGTCCCAGATGGAGTTCTTATTAATGGATTTGGTCCTTATCGCTACGATGACACACTTGTCCCAGGTGGAATTTCCTACCAAATAATAAATGTTGAACCTG GGAAAACATATCGCTTCAGGGTTCATAATGTTGGTATCTCAACAAGCTTGAACTTCAGAATACAAAATCACAACTTGCTTCTTGTGGAGACTGAGGGGTCATACACAGTTCAGCAGAACTATGAAAACATGGATATTCATGTGGGTCAGTCGTATTCATTCTTAGTTACCATGGATCAAAATGCCACCACAGATTACTATATTGTTGCCAGTCCTCGGTTTGTTAATACATCGTGGGATAGAGCTACTGGAGTTGCCATTTTGCACTACTCCAATTCTCAGGGACCTGCTTCAGGTCCTCTTCCCGCTCTTATGGGTCAAGACGATCCTTCTTTCTCTATGAATCAAGCAAGATCAATAAG GTGGAATGTTTCTGCTGGAGCTGCACGTCCAAACCCACAAGGTTCCTTCCGATATGGTGATATTACCGTGACAGATGTGTATGTTATTCTTAATCGACCTCCAGAGCTTATAAATGGAAAGTGGCGTACTACACTTAACGGCATATCATATTTACCACCTTCAACACCCCTGAAGCTTGCGCAACAATTCAAAGTTCTAGGGGTGTATAAACTAGATTTTCCAAATAAATTCATGAACAGGCCTCCCAAAGTTGATACCTCCCTGATTAATGGCACTTTCAAAGGCTTTATGGAAATAATCTTTCAAAATAATGACACTACAGTCCAGACCTACCATATGGATGGCTATGCATTCTTTGTTGTTGG CATGGATTTTGGAGTATGGACAGAAAATAGCAGAAGTACTTATAACAAGTGGGATGGTGTTGCTCGCAGCACTACGCAG GTCTTTCCTGGTGCTTGGACAGCCATTTTAGTATCTCTTGACAATGCCGGCATTTGGAACCTTCGTGCAGAGAACCTCAATTCTTGGTATCTTGGTCAAGAAGTTTATATACAAGTTGTAAACCCGGAGGTTGATTATACAGAGAGCTCTTTGCCTCAGAATGCAATATACTGTGGCTTACTCTCCTCCCTTCAAAA GGAGCAATCTCACAAATTCGATTTCTCAATGGGATCACCTTTCTGCAGTAATTCTAGAGTAATGTTAGCCTTGTTACTCTTAGTACTAATTGAAAGTTTCTTCTTTAGCATGTGGAGTGTTGTACTTTAA
- the LOC107629899 gene encoding uncharacterized protein LOC107629899 has translation MSTTLLSPTLSFRPRLPPAKPQCFLRPPRFVTVFSPKELSRISRLKRFAVNDNDGAGSGGGFVDWEKAEKEARARSTMPERFRYLAKEAPDPPVRWPWLLVLGFLIYAWRAVLFELSNWKDAVFGIVRFMGNLLTYLFAMLYRFIGSPITFSIRCMEDSFYTVRAFYSWTINNAPIPELTTVIVLASVVLAIAEAAVPNCINKQPYVLTVSGLIGYAAVRGYISEPFFWTLLLGLYTFSKLIKKRDNVSCAMPVAAVLAAVGETWVRVLVLITFVALAIYQYSQTLLEGKQVEDQEMTERRIPVPLLVAALAIGLRLAAKWAGYRHLTWMVV, from the exons ATGTCCACCACTCTTCTATCTCCCACCCTCTCCTTCAGACCCCGTCTCCCACCCGCCAAACCTCAATGTTTTCTCAGGCCTCCGAGGTTCGTTACTGTATTTTCACCTAAAGAACTTTCCAGAATCTCTCGTTTGAAGCGTTTTGCAGTAAACGACAACGATGGCGCTGGTAGTGGCGGCGGTTTTGTTGATTGGGAGAAAGCAGAGAAGGAGGCTCGAGCGCGGAGCACTATGCCGGAACGCTTTCGGTACCTTGCTAAGGAAGCTCCTGATCCTCCTGTCAGGTGGCCTTGGCTTCTTG TACTTGGCTTTCTCATCTATGCTTGGAGAGCTGTTCTATTTGAACTATCGAACTGGAAGGATGCTGTCTTTGGTATTGTCCGCTTTATGGGAAACCTTTTGACATATCTTTTCGCCATGCTGTATCGATTCATAGGAAGTCCGATCACTTTTTCAATTAGATGCATGGAGGATTCGTTCTATACTGTTCGAGCCTTCTACTCTTGGACAATCAACAATGCTCCCATACCAGAATTGACCACAGTCATTGTGCTTGCGTCGGTTGTTTTAGCAATTGCCGAAGCTGCCGTCCCTAACTGTATCAACAAGCAACCTTATGTTTTGACTGTGTCTGGTCTTATTGGCTATGCGGCAGTTAGAGGCTATATATCCGAACCTTTCTTCTGGACCCTTCTACTAGGGTTGTACACTTTCTCAAAATTAATCAAAAAGAGAGACAATGTTTCATGCGCAATGCCTGTTGCAGCTGTACTAGCTGCTGTTGGGGAGACTTGGGTTAGAGTTTTGGTGCTCATCACATTTGTAGCCTTGGCTATTTATCAGTATTCCCAAACACTTTTGGAAGGGAAACAGGTTGAAGACCAAGAAATGACAGAGAGGAGGATTCCAGTACCACTACTTGTTGCTGCTTTAGCGATTGGCTTACGTCTCGCTGCTAAGTGGGCCGGGTATCGGCACTTGACGTGGATGGTTGTATGA
- the LOC107634254 gene encoding probable galacturonosyltransferase 10, whose amino-acid sequence MRRRGADFRRPVRRRVQDVAWWTLCSVVALLFIYILVTTTKGSNTTSTTSMPPFSLRNFRNERIMESLNITEEMLSPDSVARQLNDQISLAKAFVVIAKESNNLQLALSLTSQIQNLQILLSNAATRRAPLTIMESEKAIHDMASLLYQAQQLHYDSAGMIMRQKAKIESLEEQMNYVNEKSSKYGQVAAEEVPKSLYCLGVKLTSKWLNNFDLQNKLMDKLQSDMKLRDNNLYHFCVFSDNILATSVAINSTAQNSKNPDRIVFHIVTDEISYAVMKAWFALNDFRGVTVEVQKYEDFDWLNASYAPVLKQLQDSEIQSYYFRGSKDDGSTPIKFRNPKYLSMLNHLRFYIPEVFPDLKRVVFLDDDVVVQKDLSKLFSIDLNENVNGAVETCMETFHRYHKYLNYSHPLIRAHFDPDACGWAFGMNVFDLVQWRKMNVTGIYHYWQEKNVDRTLWKLGTLPPGLLTFYGLTEPLDPSWHVLGFGYTSVDPVLIEKGAVLHFNGNSKPWLKIGMEKYKPLWEKYMDYSHPLLQQCNFH is encoded by the exons ATGAGGCGAAGAGGTGCGGATTTTCGAAGGCCAGTGAGGAGGAGGGTGCAGGATGTGGCGTGGTGGACACTCTGTAGCGTAGTAGctctcttatttatttatattcttgTCACCACCACCAAAGGCTCCAACACTACTAGTACTACCTCAATGCCCCCTTTCTCCTTG AGAAACTTCAGGAATGAAAGGATCATGGAAAGCCTTAATATTACTGAAGAGATGTTAAGCCCTGACTCAGTAGCAAGACAACTAAATGATCAAATATCTCTAGCAAAAGCCTTTGTTGTAATTGCCAAAGAAAGTAACAATCTCCAATTAGCTTTGTCCTTAACTTCCCAGATTCAAAATTTGCAGATTCTCCTCTCAAATGCAGCCACCAGGCGCGCTCCCTTGACAATAATGGAGTCAGAGAAAGCGATTCATGATATGGCATCATTGCTGTATCAGGCACAGCAGCTCCATTATGACAGTGCAGGCATGATCATGAGACAGAAAGCAAAGATTGAATCTCTTGAAGAACAGATGAATTATGTAAATGAAAAGAGTTCGAAATACGGACAAGTAGCTGCTGAAGAAGTCCCCAAGAGCCTATACTGCCTAGGTGTAAAGTTGACATCAAAATGGTTAAACAATTTCGATTTGCAGAACAAATTGATGGACAAATTGCAATCTGACATGAAACTTAGGGACAACAATCTTTACCACTTTTGTGTGTTCTCTGATAACATCCTTGCTACTTCAGTTGCAATCAACTCGACCGCGCAAAATTCTAAGAATCCAGATAGAATTGTTTTCCACATTGTCACGGATGAAATAAGTTATGCTGTTATGAAGGCATGGTTTGCTTTAAACGATTTTCGTGGTGTGACAGTTGAAGTTCAGAAGTATGAAGACTTCGATTGGTTAAATGCTTCATATGCTCCTGTGCTTAAGCAGCTCCAAGACTCAGAGATCCAGAGCTACTACTTTCGAGGAAGCAAAGACGATGGAAGTACTCCGATCAAGTTTCGGAACCCAAAATATCTCTCCATGCTTAACCACCTAAGATTCTACATACCCGAAGTCTTTCCGGATCTAAAGAGGGTGGTGTTCCTCGACGATGATGTCGTGGTCCAAAAGGATCTTTCTAAGCTTTTCTCAATTGATTTGAATGAAAATGTTAATGGAGCAGTTGAGACATGTATGGAGACATTTCATAGGTACCATAAATACTTGAACTATTCACATCCTTTAATTAGAGCACACTTTGATCCTGATGCATGTGGTTGGGCATTTGGGATGAATGTGTTTGATTTGGTTCAATGGAGAAAAATGAATGTAACTGGAATCTACCACTACTGGCAAGAAAAGAATGTAGATAGAACATTGTGGAAACTTGGAACATTGCCACCAGGGTTGTTAACATTTTATGGATTAACTGAGCCATTGGATCCATCATGGCATGTGTTGGGTTTTGGCTACACCTCTGTGGATCCTGTGTTGATAGAGAAGGGTGCTGTGTTGCATTTCAATGGAAACTCCAAACCATGGTTGAAGATTGGGATGGAAAAGTACAAGCCCTTGTGGGAAAAATACATGGATTATTCTCATCCTTTGTTGCAACAGTGCAACTTTCATTGA